From one Verrucomicrobiota bacterium genomic stretch:
- a CDS encoding 2-hydroxyacid dehydrogenase — MKQNTPIKILTPYRVLTHENWPGETPVEFHYADDEAGMAAKMPEVDVVLSMYFTKAMGAMAGPLKLVQCAGIGFDKIDRDAVPEDCPIANVSEHDNAIAEWVLMVMLAMEREMIQADQAVRSGNWDRLFETTQWSMELRQRTLAIIGLGQIGRRTAELAKVFGMRLIAATRTIPSDGEATQLGLDAINGMDDLDRVLEQADFVMLSLPLNKSTEGLIGEHELALMKPTACLINVARAKVVVEEALFDALQRKQIKAAALDVWYNEPDGPGEMTMPASCPFWKLDNVIMAPHASSLTTGMLARKLQFMAQNIDRLARGEKLKNIIA; from the coding sequence ATGAAACAAAACACTCCAATCAAAATCCTAACTCCTTATCGTGTGCTCACCCATGAGAATTGGCCGGGTGAAACGCCCGTTGAATTCCATTATGCTGACGATGAGGCCGGGATGGCGGCTAAAATGCCAGAAGTCGATGTTGTCCTCAGCATGTATTTTACAAAAGCAATGGGTGCCATGGCAGGCCCTCTCAAGCTGGTGCAATGCGCTGGCATCGGTTTCGACAAGATCGATCGTGACGCCGTGCCTGAGGATTGCCCTATCGCCAACGTGTCCGAGCACGACAATGCAATAGCAGAATGGGTATTGATGGTTATGCTGGCAATGGAAAGAGAGATGATCCAGGCCGACCAAGCGGTGCGGTCTGGCAACTGGGACAGACTCTTCGAAACGACGCAATGGTCGATGGAATTGCGACAACGGACGCTAGCGATTATTGGGCTCGGGCAAATTGGTCGCAGAACTGCTGAACTTGCTAAGGTGTTTGGGATGCGTCTCATTGCCGCAACGCGAACCATTCCATCAGACGGTGAAGCGACCCAGCTTGGTTTGGACGCAATTAATGGCATGGATGACCTCGATAGGGTGCTAGAACAGGCTGACTTTGTTATGTTATCACTTCCTCTAAATAAATCAACCGAAGGGTTAATTGGGGAGCACGAGTTGGCTTTGATGAAGCCGACTGCCTGCTTGATCAATGTAGCACGTGCAAAAGTGGTTGTCGAAGAAGCGCTCTTTGATGCGCTGCAACGCAAGCAAATTAAGGCAGCAGCCCTTGACGTGTGGTACAACGAGCCGGACGGTCCGGGCGAAATGACAATGCCCGCGTCATGCCCGTTTTGGAAGTTAGACAATGTGATTATGGCACCCCATGCATCTAGTCTGACCACGGGTATGTTAGCGCGGAAGCTTCAATTCATGGCACAGAATATCGATCGCCTGGCTCGTGGTGAGAAGCTGAAAAATATCATTGCCTAG